In Flammeovirgaceae bacterium 311, one DNA window encodes the following:
- a CDS encoding FAD dependent oxidoreductase (COG2303 Choline dehydrogenase and related flavoproteins): protein MANLSIDAAKKRSFDAIVIGSGISGGWAAKELTEKGLKTLVLERGRDVRHITDYTTASMKPWEFEHRGKLPLEVRKENPIVSKCYAFHEGSEHFFVKDKEHPYVQEKPFDWIRGYQVGGKSLLWARQTQRWSDFDFEGPARDGFAVDWPIRYADLAPWYSHVEKFAGISGNKDGLAELPDGEFLPPHEMNCVESYFQQKIAGAYKDRHVIIGRCAHITKPNDIHLQQGRTQCLHRTICERGCPLGGYFSSNASTLPWAAKTGNMTLRPHSVVHSIIYNVEKGKATGVRVVDAESMEMMEYYADIIFVNAAALNTNLILLNSTSSRFPHGLGNDNGLLGKYMAFHNYRASVKAEYEGFMDFTTDGRRPNSLYIPRFRNVHKQETSFLRGYAAGFYARRSSVRNEEGHGEDLKRNLLNPELGLWNVGSHMMGETIPKESSYVALDTGKKEAWGVPQLRVSIDYDENDDKMVKDYFEQLTEMFTKAGFINIKTHDSRHAPGLDVHEMGGVRMGNDPETSLLNKWNQLHSCKNVFVTDGACMTSTATQNPSLTYMALTARAVDYAVKEKKKKNV from the coding sequence ATGGCAAACTTATCAATAGATGCAGCAAAAAAAAGAAGCTTTGATGCCATTGTAATCGGATCAGGTATAAGTGGTGGCTGGGCTGCCAAAGAGCTAACGGAGAAGGGACTGAAAACACTGGTACTGGAGCGGGGGAGGGATGTTCGGCATATAACCGACTATACGACTGCCTCTATGAAGCCATGGGAGTTTGAGCACAGGGGAAAACTTCCGCTGGAGGTGCGGAAAGAAAATCCGATCGTTAGCAAATGCTATGCGTTTCATGAAGGCAGCGAGCATTTTTTTGTAAAGGATAAGGAGCACCCATATGTGCAGGAAAAACCGTTCGATTGGATCCGGGGCTATCAGGTGGGGGGTAAGTCTTTGCTTTGGGCGCGTCAGACCCAGCGCTGGAGCGATTTTGACTTTGAGGGGCCTGCCCGTGATGGATTTGCAGTAGACTGGCCTATCCGCTATGCCGACCTGGCGCCCTGGTATTCACATGTGGAGAAATTTGCGGGTATATCCGGTAATAAAGACGGGCTGGCCGAACTACCCGATGGCGAATTTCTTCCTCCTCATGAAATGAATTGCGTGGAAAGCTATTTTCAGCAAAAGATTGCAGGTGCATATAAAGACAGGCATGTTATTATAGGACGCTGTGCACACATTACCAAACCGAACGATATCCACCTGCAGCAGGGGCGGACACAGTGCCTGCACCGAACCATTTGTGAGCGGGGTTGTCCTCTGGGCGGGTATTTTAGTAGTAATGCCTCTACTTTGCCGTGGGCAGCTAAAACCGGCAACATGACTTTGCGCCCTCATTCGGTAGTGCATTCCATTATCTACAACGTGGAAAAAGGAAAAGCTACAGGCGTGCGGGTTGTAGATGCTGAATCGATGGAAATGATGGAATACTATGCCGACATCATTTTCGTAAATGCAGCTGCCCTGAATACGAATCTTATATTACTGAATTCTACCTCCAGCCGTTTTCCTCATGGTTTAGGGAATGATAATGGCTTGCTAGGTAAATATATGGCCTTCCATAATTACCGGGCCTCTGTGAAGGCGGAATATGAGGGCTTTATGGATTTTACTACTGATGGCCGCAGGCCTAACAGCCTGTATATTCCGCGTTTCCGGAATGTGCATAAGCAGGAAACAAGCTTTTTAAGAGGGTATGCTGCGGGTTTCTATGCCAGAAGATCTTCTGTAAGAAACGAAGAAGGCCATGGAGAAGATTTAAAAAGAAACCTGTTAAATCCTGAATTAGGACTTTGGAATGTAGGTTCTCATATGATGGGAGAGACTATTCCAAAGGAAAGTAGTTATGTGGCCCTGGATACTGGAAAAAAAGAGGCCTGGGGGGTGCCACAGCTCAGGGTGTCCATTGACTATGATGAAAACGACGACAAAATGGTGAAGGATTACTTTGAGCAGCTTACGGAGATGTTCACCAAAGCAGGTTTTATCAACATCAAGACCCACGATTCCAGGCATGCCCCCGGATTAGATGTGCATGAAATGGGGGGTGTACGTATGGGAAATGACCCTGAAACATCTTTACTCAATAAATGGAATCAGCTCCATTCCTGTAAAAATGTATTTGTCACCGATGGTGCCTGCATGACCTCTACTGCTACCCAAAACCCTTCCTTAACCTATATGGCGCTTACTGCCAGAGCAGTTGATTATGCCGTTAAAGAAAAGAAGAAAAAGAATGTATAG
- a CDS encoding xylose isomerase (COG1082 Sugar phosphate isomerases/epimerases): MLLAAAFADAESLFAQSGKPLYTAPLGVQAYTYRNSFPNGVAATLDTIQALGITELEGSNPEGTTPEEFRKMVDERGIKIPSMGAGYNELMANPEEFIKKAKTLGASYVMVAWIPHPRNNFGIENAQKAVEDFNRVGKILRENGLTFCYHIHGYEFRPYQESNFFDYMVKNTNPEDVSFELDILWAYFAGADPVKLLEKYGSRWKLMHLKDLKKGVVVGQTGSTSKENDVALGTGQIDIPAVLKAAKKVGIRHYFIEDESSSITVQVPQTIAYLKSLRE, encoded by the coding sequence TTGCTCTTAGCCGCGGCTTTTGCAGATGCCGAAAGCCTTTTTGCTCAGTCGGGAAAGCCCCTGTACACAGCCCCTTTAGGGGTGCAGGCCTATACCTACAGAAATAGTTTTCCAAATGGTGTAGCTGCTACCCTGGATACCATTCAGGCATTAGGGATTACAGAACTGGAGGGAAGCAATCCTGAAGGCACCACACCAGAAGAGTTTAGAAAAATGGTGGATGAACGGGGTATTAAAATTCCTTCCATGGGGGCAGGCTATAATGAGCTGATGGCAAATCCGGAAGAATTTATTAAAAAGGCTAAAACTCTTGGTGCCTCTTATGTAATGGTAGCCTGGATACCACATCCCCGAAATAATTTTGGGATTGAAAATGCTCAGAAAGCAGTGGAAGATTTTAACAGGGTAGGAAAGATCTTAAGAGAAAATGGCTTAACATTTTGCTACCATATTCATGGTTATGAATTTCGGCCTTACCAGGAGAGCAATTTCTTTGATTACATGGTCAAAAACACCAATCCGGAAGATGTATCATTTGAACTGGATATTTTGTGGGCTTACTTTGCCGGGGCCGATCCGGTTAAACTATTAGAAAAATACGGCAGCCGCTGGAAGCTGATGCATTTAAAAGACCTGAAGAAAGGTGTGGTGGTTGGCCAGACCGGCTCTACCTCTAAGGAAAATGATGTAGCACTGGGCACCGGCCAGATTGATATCCCTGCAGTACTTAAAGCAGCTAAAAAAGTAGGGATCAGGCATTACTTTATTGAAGATGAAAGTAGCAGTATAACTGTTCAGGTACCGCAAACAATAGCATATCTTAAAAGCCTGAGGGAGTAA